Proteins from one Malania oleifera isolate guangnan ecotype guangnan chromosome 4, ASM2987363v1, whole genome shotgun sequence genomic window:
- the LOC131154095 gene encoding RING-H2 finger protein ATL8-like, which translates to MTHPSRFLGGLNSSASTEFTEPGVVHSSFMLVLTAILCVLVLVIALVILVRCAWLRWNSGAGCYPPRRLAERGLKGEIFRSLPEVTYTAEHARKILDCAVCLAEFAVGDQIRVLPLCGHGFHVGCIDTWLGSHSSCPSCRQILAVAQCQAGGGVSASSAAGADESAGASEINAVFP; encoded by the coding sequence ATGACTCATCCGTCGAGGTTTCTCGGCGGCTTAAACTCGTCCGCGTCGACTGAGTTCACGGAGCCCGGCGTCGTTCACTCGAGCTTCATGCTTGTACTCACCGCCATCTTGTGCGTCCTAGTTTTAGTTATCGCTCTCGTCATTCTCGTGCGCTGCGCTTGGCTCCGGTGGAACTCAGGGGCCGGCTGTTACCCTCCCCGACGGCTGGCGGAAAGGGGCCTGAAGGGAGAGATTTTCCGGTCACTCCCCGAGGTCACGTACACCGCGGAACACGCCAGAAAAATCCTAGATTGCGCTGTTTGCCTCGCGGAGTTCGCCGTCGGGGACCAAATCCGAGTGTTACCGCTGTGCGGCCACGGCTTCCACGTCGGATGCATTGACACGTGGCTCGGATCTCATTCGTCGTGCCCTTCGTGTCGCCAGATTCTGGCTGTGGCCCAGTGCCAGGCCGGTGGTGGGGTGTCGGCGAGCTCCGCCGCCGGTGCTGATGAGTCGGCCGGCGCGAGCGAGATCAATGCAGTATTCCCTTAA